In a genomic window of Pelotomaculum thermopropionicum SI:
- the LraI gene encoding ABC-type metal ion transport system, periplasmic component/surface adhesin yields the protein MKKPRCVTAVLLMVLILGLTQAGCVSGYQKNIAATTDQGDRKLKIVTTIYPLYDFTRNIAGEKAEVLCLVAPGSEPHGWEPTPRDLAEIQKADVFIYCGAGMEEWIEKAINGIDKQRTVVVDASRNIQLITLTDEESDGAEFPDTDSSAGSVNGKRHNIDPHIWLDPVNAMQMVENICAGLAKADPASKEFYDANALGYRKKLEELDGEYKKGLANAPLREFITSHAAFGYLAKRYGLIQIPVRGLSPEVEPTPARMAEVVKIAKEKNIHYIFFETLVSPKISQIIAGEAGAQTLVLNPVGGLTQDELNRGEDYLSIMRKNLANLQKGLEVRP from the coding sequence ATGAAAAAGCCCAGGTGCGTTACAGCCGTACTGTTGATGGTACTGATTCTTGGTCTGACCCAGGCCGGTTGCGTAAGCGGCTATCAAAAAAACATTGCAGCTACAACAGATCAAGGCGATCGCAAGTTAAAAATAGTTACAACAATTTACCCGCTATATGATTTCACAAGAAATATTGCCGGGGAAAAAGCAGAAGTTTTGTGCCTGGTGGCACCTGGGTCAGAGCCGCACGGATGGGAACCTACTCCCAGGGACCTGGCCGAAATTCAAAAAGCGGATGTCTTCATATACTGCGGGGCAGGAATGGAAGAATGGATTGAGAAGGCAATAAATGGAATAGACAAGCAAAGGACCGTTGTGGTGGATGCAAGCCGGAATATTCAACTCATTACCTTAACTGACGAAGAATCGGATGGCGCAGAATTTCCAGACACTGACAGCAGTGCGGGAAGCGTTAACGGTAAAAGGCACAATATCGATCCGCATATCTGGCTTGATCCTGTAAACGCCATGCAGATGGTTGAAAACATTTGCGCCGGCCTGGCCAAAGCTGATCCTGCAAGCAAGGAATTTTACGATGCTAACGCTCTGGGTTACCGCAAAAAACTAGAGGAACTGGACGGTGAATATAAAAAAGGGCTGGCTAATGCGCCACTGAGAGAATTTATTACCTCTCACGCCGCTTTCGGATACCTGGCAAAGCGTTACGGCCTGATTCAGATACCGGTACGCGGTTTATCCCCGGAGGTAGAGCCGACCCCGGCCAGAATGGCCGAAGTGGTGAAAATAGCAAAGGAAAAAAACATACACTACATTTTTTTTGAAACGCTGGTGAGTCCCAAAATATCCCAGATTATTGCAGGCGAGGCGGGCGCCCAAACTTTGGTTTTAAATCCGGTTGGAGGGTTAACTCAGGATGAATTAAACAGGGGGGAGGATTACCTTTCAATCATGAGGAAAAACCTGGCTAATTTGCAAAAAGGGCTCGAGGTAAGGCCATGA
- the ZnuC gene encoding ABC-type Mn/Zn transport systems, ATPase component: protein MKKNTIALELDKVSFSYGCHPVLKNISLTVKCGESVGITGPNGSGKSTLLKLVAGLLKPDAGNIRIFGRDSKNFKERGRIGYVAQKVSIINSGFPSTVEEIVLSGRIAGRGLFRALNREDRMIVSEALAVLGMEKYRREAIGSLSGGQQQKVFIARALASRPDLLLLDEPTAGMDPESQAKFYSLLKELIQKNAITLLLVSHDLEAISSVVDRQVCLDKHICSCCYNFDENGAFEYETCRKRIWTA from the coding sequence ATGAAAAAAAATACAATTGCTTTAGAACTGGATAAGGTAAGTTTTAGTTACGGGTGTCACCCCGTTTTGAAAAATATAAGCCTGACTGTAAAATGTGGTGAATCGGTCGGAATAACAGGTCCGAACGGTTCCGGGAAGAGCACTCTTTTAAAGCTGGTGGCAGGACTGTTAAAACCTGATGCCGGCAACATAAGAATTTTCGGCCGGGACAGTAAAAACTTTAAAGAGCGCGGCCGGATTGGCTATGTAGCCCAGAAGGTTTCTATTATTAATTCCGGTTTTCCCTCGACTGTTGAAGAAATTGTTTTATCAGGGCGAATAGCCGGCCGGGGGCTCTTCAGGGCTTTAAACAGGGAGGACCGGATGATCGTTAGCGAGGCTTTAGCCGTGCTTGGTATGGAAAAATACCGCCGGGAAGCGATCGGTTCGCTTTCCGGAGGACAGCAGCAAAAGGTATTTATTGCCAGAGCTCTGGCAAGCCGGCCGGACCTGCTTCTTCTTGACGAACCCACGGCGGGCATGGATCCGGAATCCCAGGCAAAATTCTACTCCCTGTTAAAAGAACTCATCCAAAAAAACGCCATAACGCTGTTGCTTGTCTCTCATGATCTGGAAGCAATTTCATCCGTGGTGGACCGTCAGGTTTGCCTTGATAAGCACATATGCTCTTGTTGCTATAATTTTGATGAAAACGGGGCATTTGAATACGAAACGTGCAGAAAAAGGATCTGGACTGCCTGA
- the Fur gene encoding Fe2+/Zn2+ uptake regulation proteins, with translation MKGSQVLERLRKSGYKITPQRQEILNALLGSGINIPQSAEEIHKKVIEKYPHISLDTVYRNLQVLTDLEIVSKLNLQDGKNRYELNYGEHHHHLICLKCGAAEAIEFCPFKSVDIKKIEEEKKFEIRRHSFELFGYCKICRHQPEGTEPGTFEGTDDQE, from the coding sequence GTGAAGGGGAGCCAGGTACTTGAAAGGCTGCGCAAGAGCGGCTATAAAATAACCCCTCAAAGACAGGAAATATTGAATGCTTTGCTGGGAAGCGGCATAAATATTCCGCAAAGCGCTGAAGAAATTCACAAAAAAGTAATTGAAAAATATCCACATATCAGCTTGGATACGGTCTACCGCAACCTGCAGGTCCTTACCGATTTGGAAATTGTGAGCAAATTAAACCTGCAGGACGGCAAAAACCGCTATGAGCTTAATTACGGGGAGCACCACCACCATTTGATATGTTTAAAGTGCGGTGCGGCGGAGGCAATTGAATTCTGCCCGTTCAAGTCAGTAGATATAAAAAAAATAGAAGAGGAAAAGAAATTTGAAATAAGAAGGCACAGCTTCGAGCTTTTCGGTTACTGTAAAATTTGCAGGCATCAGCCGGAGGGTACGGAACCAGGCACATTTGAAGGTACGGATGACCAAGAATAA